The Pedobacter mucosus genome window below encodes:
- a CDS encoding (2Fe-2S)-binding protein encodes MHSSDKENNHGDGRRDFLKKSSLITAIALTPSIAVKAAESNADEKFAELFEKIPLNLTVNNKAYKTSVEPRVTLLDYLREELHLTGTKKGCDHGQCGACTVHVDGQRVNSCLSLAVMNEGKKITTIEGLANGDTLHPMQAAFIKHDGFQCGYCTPGQIMSAVACVNEGHTNSRGEISEYMSGNICRCGAYPNIVDAIVEVSKGGTAV; translated from the coding sequence ATGCATTCATCAGATAAGGAAAATAATCATGGCGATGGCCGGAGAGATTTCCTAAAAAAAAGCTCCTTAATTACGGCTATTGCTTTAACGCCATCTATAGCTGTTAAGGCTGCAGAAAGTAATGCAGACGAAAAATTTGCTGAACTTTTCGAAAAAATCCCACTTAACTTAACCGTAAATAACAAAGCTTACAAAACCTCAGTTGAGCCACGGGTTACACTTTTAGATTATTTACGTGAAGAACTTCATTTAACAGGAACCAAAAAAGGCTGCGATCATGGTCAGTGTGGCGCCTGTACGGTTCATGTAGATGGACAACGTGTAAATTCGTGTTTGAGTTTAGCGGTGATGAATGAAGGGAAAAAAATTACCACGATAGAAGGCCTGGCAAATGGAGATACGCTGCATCCAATGCAAGCTGCTTTTATAAAACACGATGGTTTTCAATGCGGATACTGTACACCTGGACAAATCATGTCTGCTGTTGCATGTGTAAACGAAGGTCATACCAATTCAAGGGGAGAAATTAGTGAATATATGAGTGGAAACATTTGTAGGTGTGGTGCTTATCCAAATATAGTTGATGCTATAGTTGAAGTATCGAAAGGAGGAACAGCAGTATGA
- a CDS encoding FAD binding domain-containing protein, with amino-acid sequence MINFQYLRTTTAKSALALLVKDKNAKFLAGGTNLIDLMKRGVSAPEKLIDINHVPLKQIEQVGNKIHIGALATNTAVADNKLIKEQLPLLSWALQAGASAQLRNVATVGGNMMQRTRCGYFYDTEMPCNKRVPGTGCGAMEGFNRMHAIFGTSDKCIAVHPSDMCVALVALDAEVIISNSKAERKISFKDFHRLPGDTPQLDNNLKADEMIIRLEIPMNNLAKNSYYLKVRDRASYAFALVSVAAGLEIKDNKIYNISLAMGGVAHKPWRLTAAENFLKGKEATTENFEQAAKLAMVNAKGFGENNFKLKLAPNSIIEALNFAKSKA; translated from the coding sequence ATGATTAACTTTCAATACCTAAGAACAACTACTGCTAAATCGGCTTTAGCTTTGTTGGTAAAAGATAAAAACGCTAAGTTTTTAGCTGGCGGAACTAACCTTATCGATTTAATGAAAAGAGGAGTTTCAGCGCCTGAAAAATTAATTGATATTAATCACGTTCCGTTAAAGCAAATAGAACAAGTTGGCAACAAAATACATATTGGAGCTTTAGCCACAAATACGGCTGTAGCAGATAATAAGTTAATTAAAGAGCAGTTGCCATTACTTTCATGGGCACTTCAGGCTGGTGCATCAGCACAACTTAGAAACGTAGCAACTGTTGGTGGTAATATGATGCAGCGAACACGTTGTGGCTATTTCTACGATACGGAAATGCCATGTAATAAGCGTGTACCAGGAACAGGTTGTGGCGCTATGGAAGGTTTCAATAGAATGCATGCCATTTTTGGTACATCTGATAAATGTATTGCGGTGCATCCCAGTGATATGTGTGTAGCTTTAGTTGCTTTAGATGCTGAAGTAATCATTTCAAACTCTAAAGCTGAGAGAAAAATTTCATTTAAAGACTTTCATCGCCTACCGGGAGATACACCTCAGTTAGACAATAACTTAAAAGCAGATGAGATGATTATCCGTTTGGAAATTCCAATGAATAATTTGGCTAAAAATTCCTATTATTTAAAAGTTAGGGATCGGGCATCGTATGCTTTTGCGTTGGTATCAGTGGCTGCAGGTTTGGAAATTAAGGATAATAAAATTTATAATATTTCCTTGGCAATGGGCGGCGTGGCGCATAAACCTTGGCGTTTAACAGCAGCAGAAAACTTTTTAAAAGGAAAAGAAGCAACAACAGAAAACTTTGAACAGGCAGCAAAGTTGGCCATGGTTAATGCCAAAGGATTTGGAGAAAATAACTTCAAACTTAAACTTGCTCCTAATTCTATTATTGAGGCCTTAAACTTTGCAAAATCTAAAGCGTAA
- a CDS encoding xanthine dehydrogenase family protein molybdopterin-binding subunit encodes MENRLIKDDNDRVDGVFKVTGQAKYFAEYELPGLTYGVLVTSTITKGKITALDTKAAEKAPGVIAVVSHLNKPAAAQYEQEGGSAMKIFYTDKIFYNGQPIAIVVANTFERATYAASLVRATYAKDAFNTDFEKAVKDPQSKKLQGQPDYTRGIENAYKTAEVSIEKQYILPIETHNPMELHGIIADWRPNDKVVVYAKTQGVKATQGTIANVFKIPIENIQVNSEFVGGGFGMGLRTWPLEIATIMASKKIGKPVKLVITRMQMFTMVGNRPAAVQTIGLGANKDGKLTGITHKAFGETSVYENFTEGVVNMAKFMYQCDNVNTSYTVVPVDLGVPIWMRGPGEATGAFALESAIDELAHALNMDPLDFRILNDPEIDQQRNKPFSDKNIKEAYKIGASKIGWSDRKNEPGTNVNGSWKTGYGVSIGVFNANRGKASVKGTLKNDGTLVLQSATSDIGPGTGTGMTLIAHRVTGIPVNKISFELGDSSLPTAPSQGGSATLSTVGSAVNDVCVALKSAIAELAANSNMNATSNFVEVLKKNNLPSVEITKDSQAGKEREKYSMYSFSIHFVKVKVNSLTGVVKVDKIVSVGDSGAIVSPKTARSQMVGGAVGGIGMALTEESVIDHRYGRYINNNFADYHVPVNADVPEIEVHFINKPDPYINPMGAKGMGEIALIGFSASVANAVFNATGKRIRTLPITPDKILA; translated from the coding sequence ATGGAAAATCGATTAATAAAAGACGATAATGATCGCGTTGATGGAGTTTTTAAAGTAACCGGACAAGCTAAATATTTTGCAGAATATGAGTTACCTGGTTTAACTTATGGTGTTTTGGTTACCAGTACCATAACTAAAGGGAAAATAACAGCGTTAGATACAAAAGCAGCTGAAAAAGCACCCGGAGTTATTGCTGTTGTATCACACCTAAACAAGCCAGCAGCAGCTCAATATGAGCAAGAAGGCGGTTCAGCAATGAAGATTTTTTATACAGACAAGATATTTTATAATGGGCAGCCAATTGCAATTGTTGTAGCAAATACTTTTGAGAGGGCAACTTATGCAGCATCTTTAGTAAGAGCAACTTATGCAAAAGATGCTTTCAATACTGATTTTGAAAAAGCGGTAAAGGATCCTCAATCGAAAAAACTTCAAGGTCAGCCTGATTATACACGAGGGATAGAAAATGCTTATAAAACTGCGGAGGTAAGTATTGAAAAGCAATATATTCTACCAATCGAAACGCATAATCCAATGGAATTGCATGGCATAATTGCCGATTGGAGACCAAATGATAAAGTTGTTGTATATGCAAAGACACAAGGTGTAAAAGCCACACAAGGTACAATAGCGAATGTTTTTAAAATTCCTATTGAAAATATTCAAGTTAACTCAGAATTTGTGGGCGGTGGTTTCGGAATGGGACTGAGAACCTGGCCATTGGAGATTGCAACAATCATGGCTTCAAAAAAAATTGGGAAGCCTGTAAAATTGGTAATTACCAGGATGCAGATGTTTACGATGGTTGGTAATCGCCCAGCAGCTGTACAAACCATTGGTTTAGGCGCAAATAAAGATGGTAAATTAACAGGGATTACACATAAAGCATTTGGTGAAACCTCTGTTTATGAAAATTTTACTGAAGGCGTTGTTAATATGGCCAAATTCATGTACCAATGTGATAATGTAAATACATCCTATACTGTTGTTCCTGTGGATTTAGGTGTGCCGATTTGGATGCGTGGCCCTGGAGAAGCAACAGGTGCTTTTGCCCTAGAAAGTGCTATTGATGAGCTGGCGCATGCTTTAAACATGGATCCTTTGGATTTTAGAATCTTGAATGATCCAGAGATTGATCAGCAAAGGAACAAACCATTTTCCGATAAAAATATTAAAGAAGCCTACAAAATTGGCGCTAGTAAAATCGGATGGAGCGATAGAAAAAATGAACCCGGAACAAATGTAAATGGTTCGTGGAAAACTGGATACGGCGTAAGTATTGGTGTTTTTAACGCAAACCGAGGAAAGGCAAGTGTAAAAGGAACTTTAAAAAATGATGGAACGTTAGTTTTACAAAGTGCTACAAGCGATATTGGTCCGGGAACGGGAACTGGAATGACGTTAATTGCGCATCGGGTTACAGGAATTCCAGTCAATAAAATCAGTTTCGAATTAGGTGATTCCTCTCTGCCAACAGCTCCAAGTCAAGGCGGTTCTGCTACCTTATCAACCGTTGGCTCTGCTGTTAATGATGTTTGCGTAGCATTAAAATCAGCAATTGCTGAATTAGCAGCCAATTCGAATATGAATGCTACATCAAATTTTGTGGAGGTGTTAAAGAAAAATAACCTTCCATCTGTAGAAATTACAAAAGATAGTCAGGCGGGAAAAGAAAGAGAAAAATATTCCATGTATTCTTTTTCAATCCACTTTGTTAAAGTAAAAGTCAACAGTTTAACTGGCGTTGTAAAAGTAGATAAAATTGTTTCAGTAGGTGATTCGGGCGCTATTGTTAGTCCTAAAACAGCTCGTAGTCAAATGGTTGGTGGTGCCGTGGGTGGTATCGGAATGGCATTAACTGAAGAGTCGGTTATTGATCATCGTTATGGCAGATATATCAACAATAATTTTGCTGACTATCATGTTCCAGTTAATGCAGATGTTCCTGAAATTGAAGTTCATTTTATCAATAAACCAGATCCGTACATTAACCCGATGGGTGCAAAAGGAATGGGCGAAATTGCCTTAATTGGTTTTTCTGCATCTGTTGCCAATGCAGTTTTTAATGCAACGGGGAAACGAATTAGAACTTTGCCTATAACGCCTGATAAAATTTTGGCTTAA